A window of Dehalogenimonas sp. WBC-2 genomic DNA:
GAAAAGGTAACGTTGTTTGCCGTAATCATCACCACGATGCCGCTACCACCGCCATCTATTATCGTGGCATCTCTGTCCTCACCGGTAATTGTAAGCCCCTCACTAGCGACCGTAACATTCTCTGCATAAGTCCCCACCGCCACATGCACAGTGCCTCCACTAACAGTACCGTTTATGCCTCCCTGAATAGTATCAAATGCATCCTGCCCAAATATGTAGCCAGCCCCAACAATATCGCCGTTATCGCTACCTGCCCAGTTATCATCAACATAGCTGCTCTCAACGCCGACATAAGTCAAATCAGGTGTAGTTAATGAATCTGCCACTACAGGCGTCCAACCACCTGGAGTTTCATTTGCTGAATATGTATAACCTCGCGAACTGGTCAAGGGGTTGATAAGGGTTTCACCCCGGTATATTTTTATCGCACGAGTCAACTGATATGACTGTCCGATTATATCTGAAAGATCATCAGCATTTTCTGCCAGGTTATACATCCCTGAACCGACGACCAGTGTATACTCCCCACCACCATTGTTTTCAATATATATCAGCCAGTTATTGATCGTATCGCCTGTGCTATGGCTATAGTCGCCTATCTGAACCCAGTATGGGTCCTGATCCCAATATGAATCGTATCCGGAACCATCGTTGTAAAAGCTATTATTGTCCACTTCCACGATATCACCGACCTCAAGCCCGGTAATTACCGTCTGTATATAAATGCATCCACCCCTATCGGTAACATATGTGGCCCCCCCGTCAAAGGATATCAGAGTAGCTTCCAAGGTTAGATAATCTGTATCAGAGACATAGCCACCCGCCGCGATGGTAGCAGCTTCGGCCTTATATGCGGCGACCGCATTGATATTATCCAGATCATACGGAGCACCACGGAAGATTCCGTAATTAATCGCAGGGGTAGCTGCAGCTACCCCTGGAACCTCCGGTACCTGACTCAAACCGACCGCCAGAGCCAGCGCCACTACCGCCAGGCATTTAAAACAGGTGGTTTTACTCATAATTTTCATTTCATATTTCCCCATCTAGACTAATTTATCATGTTAGATCTAATCATCATCAATGCTTCAGGTGATTATAGCAACAAATAACTCATAATTGGCTCATAGAAAATAGCAAGTGGGATATCTCAAATGAGATGTAGATGTAGAAGAGATCAGCCCAGGAACTTATAACCTACTCCGTGGATATTGGCTATCCAGGACTTGTGTCTGCCCAGCTTATTTCTCAGCCGGGTGATTACAACCTGAAGATAATGGTTATCGTAATAACCTTCACCCCAGACATGAGTAAGTAAAGTTTTTGTATTAACTATTTCACCCCGGCGGCTTACAAGTACCCTGAGAGTCTCAAATTCATGAGGATCCAGCTTGATCTCATTCCTAGAAACGATAACCTGCCGCTCTTTGAAATCTACTATCAAATCGTCAGAATAGTAGCCATCCGGCTCTCTTTTATATTCAGGGTTTGTCCGGCGGATTACGGCAGCGATGCGGGCTTTCAGTTCATTAATATCGAATGGCTTAGCCAAATAATCATCAGCGCCCAGTTGCAGCAGGCTAATCCTGCTGTCGACTTTGGCACGACCGCTGACCACTATCACCGGTACATCTGACCACTGCCGCAACCGCTTTAAAAACTCATCGCCATGGATACCCGGCAAGATTAAATCTAACAAAATCAGGTGCGGTTCGACTGTCTTTACCTTTTCAAGAGCTTCGATGCCATTGGCTACAGTATCAATTTGCCAGCCATCTGCTTTCAGACATCGCTCCAGCAAATGTCGTACTGCTTCATCATCTTCAATAATCAAGATTTTTTTCATAGCATCATTAATTAAGGAAACATTGTTATCTTGATACCATTGATATATATCATAATTTGAGTCCGTTAATTCATAAAGCTCAAATATAGAAGCAATATATCCCTCAACAACGAGTTTATCACTTGGAGTTTGTTTGTCAAAAAGCGGCAGAGCAACACCTTATTATCCCAACCATCTATTCCGCCGAAAAGAGCTTCTGCATATGAAAAATACATTAGATTAGATTGGCTATTTCTAGTTTATTTGCACACAAGTAAATATATAAGCCGGTTCCCGATAATTAATCGAAACCTAGAAAGTGTCCTGTAAAATCGTTGAATTATCATTCAATAATATGCTATAACTAACCAGTTTAGCTTGAGGTGTGCTTTAAATGTCCAATACTTATATTCCTTCCAAAAGTTCCCGCCGCGTAGTCATCACCGGTATCGGCATGGTCAGCCCGCTCGGTCTCGACACCGCAACCACGTGGGACGGACTTGTCAATGGCCGTAACGGTATTGAATTTTTA
This region includes:
- the kdpE gene encoding KdpE (DNA-binding response regulator KdpE), whose translation is MKKILIIEDDEAVRHLLERCLKADGWQIDTVANGIEALEKVKTVEPHLILLDLILPGIHGDEFLKRLRQWSDVPVIVVSGRAKVDSRISLLQLGADDYLAKPFDINELKARIAAVIRRTNPEYKREPDGYYSDDLIVDFKERQVIVSRNEIKLDPHEFETLRVLVSRRGEIVNTKTLLTHVWGEGYYDNHYLQVVITRLRNKLGRHKSWIANIHGVGYKFLG